The DNA segment GGTAGTTTTAAAAAGAAGATCAATTAGAGAGTTTGCAAAACAAAGTATTAGCAAAATAGAGTTTGAGACAATAATGAAACTTTTAAATGAACCAATTCCTTCAGATTGTAATGAAACGTTGGATATCTATTGCGTTATAAATAGAGTTGAAAAGATGAAATTAGGACTTATTAAAAATGGTGAATATATCAAAGAGGGTGATTTTATGAGCAAAGCAGGCTATCTTTGTCTAGAACAAGATTTAGGTAAATCCTCTGCTGTAACCTTTTTTATAACTTCAAATTCAAACAATTATCAAGCAATGTATCAAAAAGCAGGAATACTTGGTCATAGATTATATTTAGTTTCAAATTACTTAAAAATAGGCTGTAGTGGTATTGGTGCCTATTATGATGATGAAGTTTGTGAGTTTTTAGGGGAATATACACAGGTTTTATATGCACTTGCCATAGGAAAATAAAGAAAAAAAGTGTAAAATTATTTATAAATTTCCTAAGGAAACAAATGGACTCAAAGAAAATAACTTTTTGTAATTTCTCAACAATTTTATCTATATGTCTGATTTTTTATATTCTTACCTCTTTTTACCTAGATTACACAAATACACAAGCAGAGATTTATAACAAAGATGATTTTTTATTAAAAATTATCTTTTTGGGTATTCTTTTTGCTATGGTTACTTTTTTATATACAATTTTTAAATACTACAAAAATAGATATTTAGAAAAACAAATTGAACAAAGAACAAAAGATTTGGTAGATGAAAATGAGAGATTAAAAACTAACTCACATTTAGATCCTTTAACCCAGTGTTTAAATGAAAAGTTTTTTATGAAAAGATTTAAAGAGGAGTTTAGGAGAGCAATTAGGGAAAAACAGTATATCTCCTTGCTTATTGTAAATATTGATGAGTTTAAAGCCTTTAATGATATTTATGGAGAAAATGAAGGGAATGAGTGTTTAAAGATGATTTCAAATATTTTGGTAAATCATTGTAATAGACCTGTTGATTTAGTAGCAAGATTTAATGGAGATGAGTTTTATATTCTTTTGCCTAATACAAAAGAGCCAAAAGGGGTATCTAAAAGATGTATTGAAGCAGTAAAATCTCTAAATATTCCCCATGATAACTCGATTGCTTCAAATGTTCTTACCATTAGTATTGGAACAGCTACTTTTATTCCTGATGATGTGGAACATATGAAAGATTTGATAATAATGGCAAAAGAGTCGTTAAAAAGGGCAAAAATTGGGGGAAGAAATAGGGTTTATTAGTATATAAAACAGAGATTTCTCTCTATTTTATATAGTTCTCTTTTGAGTCTTTTGTATCTAACTCTTGTCCAATCTCTTGATATCTTTTAAAATAATATTTTACAAAAGAGTGAAGTTTATGATTTACTGGCATAAAATATTTTCCATCTTTTTTTGCAAATCTAGTTAAAAATTCTGTTGCATCTTTTTTATCTAGATAATGGTTTGCAAGTTCTGTATAGGTTTTAATATACCATTCTTTTAATCTCTCATATTTAACTGAAGAGATATCTAATGTTAACTCCTCATCTCCCCAATTTAAGATTTTAGTCTCAAATAGTGCAGTTAGATGAATTAACCCTTCGCAATAGTATGGTTGTACTTCATCAACTTCCATCCAACCAATTAGTCCAACAGCTCTTTTAATAGTATCCATTAATACTTGCTTTTCTAAATCTTTTTCATCATTTGATTCATCTAAAAAGAAAGAGATAAGACCACCTGTTGTAGCTTTAAACTCCTCTATATTTTTGAAGTTTCCTGTTTTGTTCATTACTGATTCTGTATCTTCATCGCACCATAAAATATGTCCATACTCATGTCCAATAGTTGTAATGTCATATACTTGATGCCAAGCTTCATCTTCATTAAATAAAAACATTCTATCTTCAGATAAAAACTTTTGTCCAAATATCTCTTGGCTTAGTTTTAAAAATGGTTTTGCTCTGCTTGTTTGTAAAATTTCATCTGCAAATGCAAAGATTTTTTTACCCTCTTCTTTTGATACAACTTCATCATTTGGAACAACTTGAGCTGAAAACAGACCATTAAATTCTGCACCAAAAAACAAAGCAGGTCTTCCAATATATAGTTGAACTTTATCCAAAGATTTCAAAGAGAAATTATAAGTATTTTCATAACCCTCTTTTTTCTCTATCTCATTAAAAATCTTTTTAAAAGCAGATTTTATTTTGTTTACCCTATGGTCGTTTTGGGCAAATTTTGGATTAGTTAATCTAATATCCCACTCTAAGGCAACTGCTTTTCTAAAGTGGTCCTCATAATATTCCAATGGGTGACCTATTTGAACAGGAGATTTTATCTTCATCCAAGCTCTATCAACATCAGCCCATCTCTCCACAAGTTTATGGTTTTGCTCTTCACTAAAGGCTTTGATTAGATTTTGAATATATAAAATATAGTTCCATTTTTCATCATAAATCTCATCTTCAAGCTCAATTAAACTCTCTTCAAACTTTTCAAGTGCATCAATTACAGCTGTAGTTTGCTCTTTAAAAGCTTTGATATATGCTTTTGAAGAGTATTTCCCATCTTCAAGTACAAGTGCAGAGTAAGACCTGTCAGCAACAATTCCATTATGTCCCAAATCAAATAAAGAGTTCTCTTCTAAATATTCATAAACTTTTTTTTCATTTCCATCAAACATCTCTAAAAGTTCTTTATTTATTCCATTTATAATATGAGCTGTCCATGAACTTTGCCAAGATGACATCTTTAGACCAACTTCATAAACACCTTCAAATACTGCTTGATAAAAGGGTGTTAAAAGGTTATTTGTTTTTATATAGTTGATTGTATTTTTATGTTTGTCATGCCAAAAGTCTCTTACAAAAATATAGGCTTTTTCTTGTAGTTCTATTATCTCTTTTTCATTTTTTCCTAGTTTTTTTAGAACTTGCACTAAAGAGTCATCTCTTAGATTTACCAATCTTGTAATAAGTGCAACTCTTAAATCATCTTTCATATATAGACCTAAAGCTTTTGCAAAGTCTTCAATTATAGTAAGTTTTTCAAACTCACCCTTTTCTAAATAGATTATATGCTTGTTTACATTATTTTTTTGTGTATCAAAAAAGTCATAAACTTCTACTAAATCATTTAAAAATTTGTCATTATTCAAAATTTTTCCTTCAATATATAGTCAAACATAGTCTATCAATTTTGTGCTTGTTATTGAATAAGATTTTGCTTCTTTATTAACTCTTTTAAGATATATAAAATAATAAATATTCCTAAAATAATAAGAGAAAGTAAATTTTTCATGGAAAATTCTTTTTTTGTTTGTTATATTATAAATAATAATCGAAGAAATGAAGATATACAAAGTTGTTAAAAGATATAATTCTGTTTTTATGCATGAAATATAATAGAAAGGGGTTTATGGTTTTTGTTCATTCACGTTTTAGAATTCTAAAAGGTGGTAAAATTAGTTTAATTGTGTGTTCTTTACTTTGTTCATCTACACTTACATTTGCAGCACCAACTGGTGGGAAGGTGACTTCAGGGGCTGCTACAATAAGTCAAAATGGTAATATCACCAATATTAATCAAACTACTAATAAAGCAACAATTAATTGGCAGAACTTTTCTATTTCACAAAATGAAATAGTTAATTTTAATCAGCCAAATGCTAATGCTATTACACTAAATAGAGTTGTTGGAAATGAAAAAAGTATTATCAACGGGGCATTAAATGCAAATGGTCAAGTTTGGATACTAAACTCAAATGGTGTTTTATTTGGAAAAAATGCAAGTATTAATACAAGTGGTTTATTAGCAACTACCGCAAAACTTTCTGATGGTGATTTTAATATAGGAAATTATAATTTCAAAAATGCAACAGCAAACTCAATAATTAATCAAGGAACAATTGAAGTAATAAACAATGGCTCAGTGATACTAGCTTCAAATGAAGTTATAAATGAAGGAATAATAAAAGCAGTAAGAGGAAATATCCATTTAGTAGGAGCAGACTCTTATTCAATTAATCTAAATGGAAACTCCTTAGTTGACCTTAGCGTAGATAAAGGTGTACTTGATGCAATGGTTTCAAACTCTGGAACAATATTAGCTGATGGTGGAAAAGTTTACCTTACAACAAATGCAGTAGATGAATTATTAAAAGGAGTTGTAAACAATACTGGTATCGTTGAGGCAAATAGTATTGATGATATAACAGGACACATAGAGATTTTTGCCCATGGCGGTGAAGCTTTAATTGATGGAA comes from the Halarcobacter ebronensis genome and includes:
- a CDS encoding GGDEF domain-containing protein, with translation MDSKKITFCNFSTILSICLIFYILTSFYLDYTNTQAEIYNKDDFLLKIIFLGILFAMVTFLYTIFKYYKNRYLEKQIEQRTKDLVDENERLKTNSHLDPLTQCLNEKFFMKRFKEEFRRAIREKQYISLLIVNIDEFKAFNDIYGENEGNECLKMISNILVNHCNRPVDLVARFNGDEFYILLPNTKEPKGVSKRCIEAVKSLNIPHDNSIASNVLTISIGTATFIPDDVEHMKDLIIMAKESLKRAKIGGRNRVY
- the ciaB gene encoding invasion protein CiaB — translated: MNNDKFLNDLVEVYDFFDTQKNNVNKHIIYLEKGEFEKLTIIEDFAKALGLYMKDDLRVALITRLVNLRDDSLVQVLKKLGKNEKEIIELQEKAYIFVRDFWHDKHKNTINYIKTNNLLTPFYQAVFEGVYEVGLKMSSWQSSWTAHIINGINKELLEMFDGNEKKVYEYLEENSLFDLGHNGIVADRSYSALVLEDGKYSSKAYIKAFKEQTTAVIDALEKFEESLIELEDEIYDEKWNYILYIQNLIKAFSEEQNHKLVERWADVDRAWMKIKSPVQIGHPLEYYEDHFRKAVALEWDIRLTNPKFAQNDHRVNKIKSAFKKIFNEIEKKEGYENTYNFSLKSLDKVQLYIGRPALFFGAEFNGLFSAQVVPNDEVVSKEEGKKIFAFADEILQTSRAKPFLKLSQEIFGQKFLSEDRMFLFNEDEAWHQVYDITTIGHEYGHILWCDEDTESVMNKTGNFKNIEEFKATTGGLISFFLDESNDEKDLEKQVLMDTIKRAVGLIGWMEVDEVQPYYCEGLIHLTALFETKILNWGDEELTLDISSVKYERLKEWYIKTYTELANHYLDKKDATEFLTRFAKKDGKYFMPVNHKLHSFVKYYFKRYQEIGQELDTKDSKENYIK